A window of Plasmodium brasilianum strain Bolivian I chromosome 8, whole genome shotgun sequence contains these coding sequences:
- a CDS encoding ATP-dependent Clp protease proteolytic subunit, translating into MELSIDALKEKFLNMNSDIELIERKLKDEMCKVYEDDINPFLILNDFENIKHELSKINKELDNLYERKKISINYMHRQMQNYNFLLNLENNLDIASKQFSNYHNSEIILNNFFYDNIKKFLLHINYDEIKELIQLDNQQKYLDNKEVNSNSQLSGRYNETVNGKNLPTNCANFKYSVNSGELKENKNKILNNDTTTNDNKLGKIGKTNNKNAGDTDYLFNPIDDATFQSVPALIRRRAKLDDINVIYKALYDMALKKGSCLPVEKSELTQMNLQVFGQTGEAKIATLRYLKIIEVTNKTGTVKLLNCAGIQSLCNTSTILEMIYFLLYLFFILVKNNNKTQAKKSLKKTNILTYIHFSNTNFINGKIIKRKKLYNSFQKDDNDLAINGNEREHVLTSSSDALGNKLEKRTSSDKVKVTRGIGTNIGYENAENYVINSEQVIIDRSEEVGDEHVRKMNRKKTIIIEEGKKNRKKKKSYEKVENLISCSDNIKDIKKDVKLFFFKKRIIYLTEEINKKTTDELISQLLYLDNINNNDIKIYINSPGGSINEGLAILDIFNYIKSDIQTISFGLVASMASVILASGKKGKRKSLPNCRIMIHQPLGNAFGHPHDIEIQTKEILYLKKLLYSYLSKFTDQTIETIEKHSERDYYMNALEAKNYGIVDEVIETKLPHPYFSEISKEKE; encoded by the exons ATGGAGTTATCAATAGACGCGCTAAAAGAAAag TTTCTGAACATGAATAGCGATATAGAATTAATTGAAAGGAAGCTAAAGGATGAAATGTGCAAGGTGTATGAAGATGATATTAATCCCTTTTTGATATTAAACGATTTTGAAAACATCAAACATGagttaagtaaaataaacaagGAATTAGACAATttatatgaaagaaaaaagataagcataaattatatgcataGGCAAATGCAAAATTACAATTTCCTattaaatttagaaaataatttagataTTGCATCAAAACAATTTAGTAATTATCATAACTCGGAAATTATACTTAAcaactttttttatgataatataaaaaagtttttacttcatataaattatgatgAAATTAAAGAGTTGATACAGTTAGATAACCAACAGAAATATTTAGATAATAAAGAAGTAAATTCCAATAGTCAGTTAAGCGGTAGGTATAATGAAACAGTCAATGGTAAAAATTTACCAACGAATTGTGCAAACTTCAAATACAGTGTAAACAGTGgagaattaaaagaaaataaaaataaaatattaaataatgatacCACTACcaatgataataaattagGCAAAATAGGCAAAacgaataataaaaatgcagGTGATAcggattatttatttaatccTATTGACGATGCAACATTTCAGTCAGTTCCTGCATTAATTCGAAGGAGAGCCAAGTTAGACGatattaatgtaatatataaagcCTTGTACGATATGGCCTTAAAGAAGGGCAG CTGCCTTCCCGTTGAAAAGTCTGAGTTAACTCAAATGAACTTGCAGGTTTTTGGACAAACag GTGAAGCAAAAATAGCTACATTaagatatttaaaaattatagaagTTACTAacaa aaCCGGTACTGTGAAACTACTGAATTGTGCggg AATTCAATCGCTTTGCAATACTTCAACAATTTtagaaatgatatattttttactatatttatttttcatcttggtaaaaaataataataaaacgcAAGCAAAAAAAAGCTTAAAGAAAACGAACATCTTAAcctatatacatttttcgaatacaaattttattaacgggaaaattataaaaagaaaaaaattatataatagtttTCAAAAAGATGACAATGATTTAGCAATTAATGGAAATGAAAGGGAACATGTCCTGACATCGTCATCTGATGCATTAGGAAATAAACTGGAAAAAAGAACATCGAGTGACAAGGTAAAAGTTACAAGAGGAATAGGAACAAATATCGGGTATGAAAATGCggaaaattatgtaataaattcTGAACAAGTCATAATTGACAGGAGCGAAGAAGTTGGTGATGAACATGTCAGAAAAatgaacagaaaaaaaactattataatagaagaaggaaaaaaaaatagaaaaaaaaaaaaaagttatgaaAAAGTGGAAAACCTTATATCTTGTAGTGATAACATAAaagacataaaaaaagatgtaaaattatttttttttaaaaaaagaataatttatttaacggaagaaataaataaaaaaacaactGATGAACTTATTAGTCAGTTATTATATTTAGATAACATAAATAACAacgatataaaaatatatatcaactCACCAGGTGGATCAATAAATGAAGGGTTAGCTATACTagacatttttaattatatcaaatCAGATATACAAACTATATCATTTGGTTTAGTTGCATCAATGGCTTCGGTAATTTTAGCTAGtggaaaaaagggaaaaagaaaGTCGTTACCAAATTGTAGAATTATGATACATCAACCACTTGGTAATGCTTTTGGTCATCCACATGATATTGAAATACAGACAAAAGAAATACTTTATCTTAAAAAACTTTTGTATAGCTATTTATCCAAATTTACAGATCAAACTATCGAAACTATAGAAAAACATTCAGAGAGGGATTATTACATGAATGCATTAGAAGCTAAGAATTATGGAATTGTCGACGAGGTGATAGAAACAAAATTGCCACATCCGTATTTTAGTGAAatttcaaaagaaaaagaataa
- a CDS encoding microtubule-associated protein RP/EB family: MNEAKEVSSVGNMDSGFFVSRKELIEWINKQLKLNITKIEQCSNGAVYIQLLDILFPNKSILNKVKWNAKLEYECIINYKLIQSVFNKLGIKKYMDVDKLIKGKYQDNLEFLQWFKAFFERMVDYNNEQIINYDAIERRKISILGERGDYRLLNNFLPDWAKVDIHIIKDKIMNSENKIVNNCSKRNIDSLGAVGREIPTTAINSGSRGSARKSSSYPNSYASNRSRNSNHSGNNYSTNRSSNSNNYNNNYSTIVNSKKFMTSEKKCIHHSTAHDNYSNSLSYKDTQTHKKHTIKTNTNMNINTNTNNNSNASISTISTHNNINNVNRRLSTSTKLSSQGSLSLNHNRCNTVENQKNMNSLIEQNKKLKAQLESKNKDIMLLQNKLQEEENEKKILLFQKNFYYNKLRFLELLCNQTDDNVLRIDDIQYIIYARENTYFHQTISLKDKTDNRNDLRDQNDQNDQNVQNVQNVQNEHNNENNEDNAHNDHNEVLYSDNSYNGQNFALQNLTTNRDTDLYTDQCNRQNSTDFSMCS, from the coding sequence atgaacGAAGCCAAAGAAGTGTCTTCAGTAGGAAATATGGACTCTGGATTTTTTGTAAGTCGAAAAGAATTAATAGAATGGATTAATAAACAGttgaaattaaatataacaaaaattgaACAGTGTTCAAATGGGGCTGTATACATTCAACTActagatatattatttcctaATAAgtctattttaaataaagtgAAATGGAATGCGAAATTAGAATATGAATGTATAATAAACTATAAACTAATACAAAGcgtttttaataaattgggtataaaaaaatatatggatgTTGATAAACTTATTAAGGGAAAATATCAAGACAATTTAGAATTTTTACAATGGTTTAAAGCTTTTTTTGAAAGAATGGtggattataataatgaacaaataattaattatgatGCTATAGAGAGAAGAAAGATAAGTATATTAGGTGAACGAGGGGACTATAGACTTCTTAATAATTTCTTACCAGACTGGGCTAAGGTAGATATCCATATTATAAAAgacaaaattatgaacagtgaaaataaaatagttaaTAACTGTTCTAAGAGAAATATTGATTCCTTGGGTGCTGTAGGTAGAGAAATACCTACCACTGCAATTAACTCTGGTAGTAGAGGCAGTGCTAGGAAAAGCAGCAGTTACCCAAACAGTTATGCTTCAAATAGAAGTAGAAACAGTAATCATTCCGGTAATAATTACTCAACAAATAGGAGTAGCAATAgtaacaattataataataattactcCACTATCGTCAATAGTAAAAAGTTTATGACATCAGAAAAGAAGTGTATTCATCATAGCACAGCCCACGACAACTACTCTAACTCCCTTTCCTATAAAGATACTCAAACGCACAAGAAGCATACCATTAAAACTAACACGAACATGAACATAAATACCAACACTAATAATAACAGCAACGCAAGCATCAGCACCATCTCCACAcataataacattaataatgtaaatagaAGGCTATCTACATCTACCAAACTTTCCTCACAAGGATCTTTGTCCCTCAACCATAACAGATGCAACACGGTtgaaaatcaaaaaaatatgaactcTTTAAttgaacaaaacaaaaaattaaaggcaCAGTTAGAGAGTAAAAATAAGGATATCATGCTGctacaaaataaattgcaagaagaagaaaatgaaaaaaaaattctgctctttcaaaaaaacttttattaCAACAAATTGAGATTCCTAGAATTGTTGTGCAATCAAACTGATGATAATGTGTTAAGAATTGATGACATacaatatatcatatatgcCCGGGAAAATACTTACTTTCACCAGACTATTTCATTAAAGGATAAAACCGACAATAGAAACGATCTGAGAGACCAGAATGACCAAAATGATCAAAATGTCCAAAATGTCCAAAATGTCCAAAATGAACATAATAACGAAAACAATGAAGATAATGCGCATAATGATCATAATGAAGTGTTATATTCTGATAATAGTTATAATGGGCAAAACTTTGCTTTACAAAACCTCACTACCAATAGAGATACGGATCTGTACACTGATCAGTGTAACAGACAAAACTCAACCGACTTTTCGATGTGCTCCTAG
- a CDS encoding 60S ribosomal protein L7: MADRYEEKDPKEIGKHMMSLRKKKALKNKALKEKTKKKMKALKLINKKKRIQLRERTLKYEKQYEDERKKVAMLKREARKNNCFYREAEKKVIFVIRLKGVNKLSPKVRTVFRLLRLLQVHNGVFVKVNKATKEMLKIVEPFVTYGYPSVSTVRKLIYKRGYIRVGKVRRYSRKKIQDNEDISKHLGRYNIHGIEDMVYQIYTCGPIFKKVNNFLWAFKLKPPRKGFKAKRHAFNEPRPGDWGNRENHINELINRMI, translated from the exons ATGGCA GATAGGTATGAGGAAAAAGATCCTAAAGAAATAGGAAAACATATGATGAgtttgagaaaaaaaaaggcattgaaaaataaagcacTGAAAGAAAagaccaaaaaaaaaatgaaggcGCTAAAATTG ataaacaaaaagaaaaggatacAGTTGCGAGAGAGGACACTAAAGTACGAAAAGCAGTATGAGgatgaaaggaaaaaagtagCAATGCTAAAAAGAGAAGCTAGAAAGAATAATTGCTTTTATAGAGAAGCTGAAAAAAAGGTGATTTTTGTTATTAGATTGAAGGGTGTGAATAAATTATCTCCAAAGGTTAGAACAGTATTTCGCTTATTGAGGTTGTTACAAGTACATAATGGCGTTTTTGTTAAGGTAAATAAAGCAACTAAggaaatgttaaaaattgtTGAACCATTTGTAACGTATGGGTATCCAAGTGTATCAACTGTGCGTaaattgatatataaaagaGGATATATAAGAGTAGGAAAAGTAAGAAGATATAGTAGAAAAAAGATTCAAGATAATGAAGACATATCAAAGCATTTAGGAAGGTATAACATACATGGTATTGAAGATATGGTATATcagatatatacatgtggtcctatttttaaaaaggttaATAATTTCTTGTGGGCCTTTAAATTAAAACCACCTAGAAAAGGATTTAAGGCAAAAAGACATGCGTTTAATGAACCAAGACCGGGTGATTGGGGAAATAGAGAAAACCATATTAACGAGCTAATAAACAGAATGATTTAG
- a CDS encoding 40S ribosomal protein S12, which translates to MTDAESVDNNVVVEEKAVFDNTTAIQKVIKNALVHDGLKIGIREVIKAIESKEAKVCFLSNVCSEPAYKKLVTALCAEKNIPLFMVDNDSKDLGQWVGLFKLDKEGNARKIIGASSVAIIDFGEESAERDFLMAQKQTVGAA; encoded by the exons aTGACGGATGCTGAAAGTGTTGATAATAATGTAGTAGTTGAGGAGAAGGCCGTTTTTGACAATACCACAGCTATACAGAAA gtAATCAAGAATGCGTTAGTTCATGATGGACTAAAAATTGGTATAAGGGAAGTTATAAAAGCCATCGAATCTAAAGAAGCAAAAGTATGTTTCTTATCAAATGTATGCTCGGAACCGGCATATAAAAAGTTAGTTACTGCCCTTTGTGCAGAAAAGAATATTCCCCTATTTATGGTTGACAACGATAGTAAAGATTTAGGACAATGGGTTGGTTTATTTAAATTAGATAAAGAAGGGAATGCAAGAAAAATTATTGGAGCAAGTTCAGTTGCTATTATAGATTTTGGGGAAGAATCAGCAGAGAGGGACTTCCTCATGGCGCAAAAGCAGACTGTAGGGGCTGCATAA
- a CDS encoding 40S ribosomal protein S23, with product MGSGKPSGLRAARKLRIRRRTQRWADKSYKKSHLGTRWKSNPFRGSSHAKGIVVEKVAIEAKQPNSAYRKCVRVQLIKNGKKITAFVPGDGCLNFIDENDEVLVSGFGRSGHSVGDLPGVKFKVVKVARVSLLALFKEKKEKPRS from the exons ATGGGATCAG GAAAACCAAGTGGATTAAGGGCCGCAAGAAAATTAAGAATCAGAAGAAGAACACAACGATGGGCTGATAAGAGCTATAAAAAATCTCATCTTGGAACGAGATGGAAGTCTAACCCATTCAGGGGAAGTTCTCATGCGAAGGGTATAGTTGTTGAAAAAGTTGCCATTGAAGCAAAGCAG CCTAATTCCGCATACAGAAAATGTGTTCGTGTgcagttaataaaaaatggaaaaaaaataacagcATTTGTTCCAGGAGATGGTTGCTTAAACTTTATAGACGAAAATGATGAAGTATTAGTGTCAGGTTTTGGTAGAAGTGGACATTCAGTTGGTGATTTGCCAGGGGTTAAATTTAAAGTTGTCAAAGTGGCCAGGGTTTCCTTATTAGCATtatttaaggaaaaaaaggaaaaaccaAGATCGTAA
- a CDS encoding T-complex protein 1 subunit beta, whose amino-acid sequence MNTVIPDVLKQGAQEDKGEIARLQYFVGAIAVGDLVKSTLGPRGLDKILTPLNIEGARSHQHTVTNDGATILKSVWLDNPVSKILVDVSMQQDNKCGDGTTGVVVLAAEMLRNSEILIENKIHPQIICDGFRMALKVAREALLESCFSHDITSDLFKEDMLKIARTTLSSKLLTHEKEHFAELAVNAILRIKDHLNLDLIQIIKKTGGTIKDSYLEEGFILEKKIGINQPKSLTNCNVMVANTPMDADKIKIYGTKVNVHSFEDIQDLESEERLKMKNKVENIISYGCNVFINRQLIYNYPEQIFRENNVMTIEHSDFDGMERLANCLGAEIASTFEKGLNIQLGHCDKIDEVIIGEDKLIRFSGCKKNGACTIILRGASTHILEESERSLHDALAVLAETLKDNRVVLGAGCSEMLMSNAVDNLARTVEGKRSLAIEAYAKALRQIPIYILDNGGFDSSEIVSKIRAQHTKGNKYAGIDINKGDVGNIMELGIYESYNSKLSQLTSATEAVEMILRVDDIIKCAPRKRTGV is encoded by the coding sequence ATGAACACAGTAATTCCGGACGTTCTTAAGCAGGGGGCCCAGGAGGACAAGGGGGAGATCGCCAGACTTCAATATTTCGTGGGTGCAATAGCAGTAGGGGATTTAGTAAAAAGTACATTAGGTCCAAGAGGACTAGACAAGATTTTAACCCCTCTAAATATAGAAGGAGCAAGAAGTCATCAACATACAGTAACAAATGATGGAGCtacaattttaaaatcaGTTTGGTTAGATAATCCTGTTTCTAAAATATTAGTAGATGTAAGTATGCAACAAGATAATAAATGTGGAGATGGAACAACTGGAGTTGTTGTTTTAGCAGCAGAGATGTTAAGGAATTCTGAAAtattaattgaaaataaaatacatccACAAATAATTTGCGATGGATTTAGAATGGCTTTAAAAGTTGCAAGAGAAGCGTTACTAGAATCATGTTTTAGTCATGATATTACTAGTGATTTGTTTAAAGAAGATATGCTGAAAATAGCTAGAACAACTTTATCATCTAAATTGTTAACACATGAGAAAGAACATTTTGCAGAATTAGCTGTTAATGCaatattaagaataaaagatcatttaaatttagatctaatacaaataattaaaaaaactgGGGGAACTATAAAAGATTCTTATTTAGAAGAGGGatttattttagaaaaaaagattgGCATTAATCAACCGAAATCGTTAACTAATTGTAATGTTATGGTAGCTAATACACCTATGGATgcagataaaataaaaatttatggtACTAAGGTGAATGTGCATAGTTTTGAAGATATACAAGATTTAGAAAGCGAAGAGagattaaaaatgaaaaataaagtagAAAATATTATCTCATACGGAtgtaatgtatttataaatagacaactcatatataattatccGGAACAAATCTTTCGGGAAAATAATGTTATGACTATTGAGCATAGTGATTTTGATGGTATGGAAAGATTAGCTAACTGTTTAGGTGCAGAAATTGCATCCACTTTTGAAAAAGGATTAAATATACAACTAGGTCATTGTGATAAAATTGACGAAGTAATTATTGGTGAAGATAAATTAATTCGTTTTTCtggatgtaaaaaaaatggtgCATGCACTATCATTCTTAGAGGTGCATCTACACATATATTAGAAGAAAGTGAAAGGTCTTTACATGATGCATTAGCTGTCTTAGCGGAAACGTTAAAAGATAATCGTGTAGTTTTAGGTGCTGGTTGTTCAGAAATGTTAATGAGTAATGCCGTCGACAATTTAGCAAGAACAGTAGAAGGAAAAAGAAGTTTAGCCATTGAAGCTTATGCAAAAGCATTGAGACAAATacctatatacatattagaCAATGGAGGATTCGATAGCTCCGAAATTGTTAGTAAAATTAGAGCACAACATACTAAGGGGAACAAATATGCAGGTATAGATATTAACAAGGGGGATGTTGGCAATATAATGGAATTGGGCATATACGAATCTTACAACTCGAAGCTATCACAACTCACATCCGCTACGGAAGCCGTCGAAATGATTCTGCGAGTGGACGACATAATTAAGTGTGCCCCGAGGAAGAGGACTGGTGTCTGA
- a CDS encoding ER membrane protein complex subunit 5, with amino-acid sequence MIGCLSASITLVGLASLLKCGHSVYLLLSNFKMEKDNIDNFSLPITLVVQIIICALITVYGGSKLFLNFENINGGSAANFDNYAWDRNHARKSFRPCVNRKHFIKDYVKDYLKSEPF; translated from the exons ATGATTGGATGTCTCTCAGCTTCAATCACTCTGGTGGGCTTAGCTTCCCTTTTGAAGTGTGGACATTCCGTTTACTTGC TCCTGAGCAActtcaaaatggaaaaggaTAACATAGACAATTTTTCGTTACCCATTaca cTTGTTGTCCAAATAATTATTTGCGCCCTGATAACAGTATACGGAGGAagcaaattatttttaaattttgaaaatattaatgggGGATCTGCAGCAAATTTCGATAATTA CGCTTGGGATAGGAATCATGCAAGGAAGAGCTTTCGACCATGTGTTAAcagaaaacattttattaaggACTATGTAAAAGATTACCTT AAGAGTGAACCGTTCTAA